One Cryptococcus neoformans var. neoformans B-3501A chromosome 10, whole genome shotgun sequence DNA window includes the following coding sequences:
- a CDS encoding hypothetical protein (HMMPfam hit to RRM_1, RNA recognition motif. (a.k.a. RRM, RBD, or RNP domain), score: 53.4, E(): 6.2e-13) — protein MSGLPPPSSSLPPPPRFDYGREDGYQGRPYDGPKDRAYDRDRDNWERDSRRDHQHRGPGGPRSRTPEGRGVRRLYDRENRSIEERIQQERPCRTLFVRNVQYDADPESLRLQFESFGQIKNFYEMVSKRGMIFISYFDSRAAQRARDAMHGTLVNRRPIDVHYSLPRSEEVTGACTAEKNQGTILVLLHPPRTLDINEIGRIAAQYGDIKDVVPGRVPSEIIVEYFDSRGAALFQQQMDRQPLLGGELELRFIWDKLDNNVPPPPAAVAKASRPSTDYDDRARGPPPRRDDAYNDSRGGRFGPRGGARERSPDYRDRRGSYETGYGGRPSGPSPGRYHDAPPAPASVSEDRLEQALRVQQLLNKIGNVNVPPVAATPPTAPPAPSYYRSPPVMPPSTTPYPPHGASYASYPPYPTPTPNAYGSKPPYVAPPFPPYPPPAAGGSVPPEGMGPLPGRQHPAGYGAPPPLPPFPPAGPTAQAIQPAATAPQGQQPVKDVGSLLAMLQGKQ, from the exons ATGAGTGGACTGCCTCCCccgtcatcatctttaccccctccccctcgaTTTGATTatggaagggaagatggtTACCAAGGGCGGCCATACGATGGGCCCAAGGATCGTGCTTATGACCGGGATCGGGATAATTGGGAACGAGACAGTCGACGAGATCATCAGCACAGAGGTCCAGGAGGACCGCGATCTAGAACTCCAGAGG GCCGGGGTGTAAGACGTTTGTATGACCGAGAGAACCGCTCGATTGAAGAACGGATTCAGCAAGAACGGCCATGTCGTACACTTTTTGTCCGAAATGTACAGTATGATGCCGATCCCGAATCTCTTCGTTTGCAATTTGAATCCTTCGGTCAGATCAAAAATTTCTATGAGATGGTTAGCAAAAGAGGAATGATCTTTATCAGCTAT TTTGACAGTCGAGCGGCCCAGCGTGCTAGGGATGCTATGCATGGAACCCTAGTCAACAGGCGACCT ATTGATGTCCATTACAGTCTTCCGCGATCCGAGGAAGTAACTGGGGCGTGTACGGCTGAAAAGAATCAG GGTACCATACTTGTGTTATTACATCCTCCGCGAACCTTGGATATCAACGAAATCGGCCGCATTGCGGCTCAGTACGGTGATATCAAAGACGTTGTCCCTGGCCGAGTTCCGTC CGAAATCATTGTAGAATACTTCGACAGCCGAGGTGCCGCGTTGTTCCAGCAACAGATGGACAGACAGCCGCTTTTAGGGGGTGAGCTAGAACTTCGTTTCATTTGGGATAAACTGGACAACAatgttcctcctcctcc CGCTGCTGTTGCAAAGGCTAGCAGGCCTTCTACTGACTACGATGATCGTGCGAGGGGTCCGCCTCCCAGGCGGGATGATGCTTACAACGATTCCAGAGGTGGAAGGTTTGGTCCTCGAGGCGGCGCTCGAGAGCGATCGCCGGATTACAGAGACCGCAGGG GGTCATACGAAACCGGCTATGGCGGACGTCCTAGTGGACCGTCTCCCGGTAGATATCATGATGCTCCGCCAGCTCCTGCCTCAGTCTCTGAGGATCGCCTTGAACAAGCTCTTCGTGTGCAGCAG CTTTTGAACAAAATTGGCAATGTAAATGTCCCTCCTGTCGCAGCAACTCCTCCCACCGCTCCTCCTGCACCTTCATACTACCGTTCACCTCCGGTCATGCCTCCCAGTACTACCccctatcctcctcatGGTGCATCATATGCATCATACCCTCCGTACCCCACGCCCACACCCAACGCCTACGGATCGAAACCTCCATACGTCgctcctcccttcccaccTTATCCGCCACCTGCTGCAGGTGGGTCTGTTCCTCCTGAGGGGATGGGTCCGCTTCCTGGAAGACAGCATCCTGCTGGCTATGGTGCGCCGCCACCTTTGCCACCTTTCCCTCCTGCTGGCCCTACGGCCCAAGCTATTCAGCCCGCTGCTACTGCCCCCCAAGGACAGCAACCAGTGAAAGACGTTGGTTCATTGTTGGCAATGTTG CAAGGCAAGCAATGA